In Ostrea edulis chromosome 6, xbOstEdul1.1, whole genome shotgun sequence, a single window of DNA contains:
- the LOC125646695 gene encoding sodium/potassium-transporting ATPase subunit beta-1-interacting protein 3-like isoform X3 translates to MMFNMACKGKLINKALYTTLMVVICLQLLSTLERQVFDFLGYMWAPIIANTVQIICCILGCFGTYQMKAQYVAVYSTWSLMWLGWNIFVICLYLEVGVLNRNRDLFILTIGTKNKSWWLEHGIGCKITNNTWMNDNPVRTSRLIPPEEVVEGCLLDYYYVEVIHAGVQCLLALIGFTSSCVNISAFNEEEESSSSANDELEFVKMYSNSSPSRRRYQSNDNMTLSYDNPGSEFPTLDRPPSYETSMRDSTTVDIYGADRRSVRSVRSIRSKASNKSKKNERREELPWVQITPSANSIDQPFRHYP, encoded by the exons ATGATGTTCAACATGGCCTGTAAAGGAAAACTTATCAATAAGGCGTTGTACACAACGCTCATGGTTGTGATCTGCTTACAGTTG CTCAGTACACTGGAacgacaagtgtttgattttcTGGGATACATGTGGGCACCCATTATTGCCAACACAGTTCAAATCATCTGTTGCATTTTGGGATGTTTTGGAACATATCAAATGAAAGCACAGTATGTTGCAGTG TACTCAACATGGTCGTTGATGTGGCTGGGATGGAATATATTTGTCATTTGTCTGTATTTAGAAGTTGGTGTACTTAACAGA AACAGAGATTTGTTCATATTAACCATTGGTACGAAGAACAAGAGTTGGTGGCTAGAACACGGAATAGGATGTAAAATTACAAACAACACGTGGATGAACGATAATCCCGTGCGGACAAGTCGTCTGATTCCCCCAGAGGAGGTAGTGGAAGGCTGCCTTCTGGATTACTATTACGTCGAGGTCATCCATGCTGGAGTTCAATGTTTGTTAGCC TTAATCGGATTTACATCTTCATGTGTCAACATATCTGCatttaatgaagaagaagagaGTT CTTCTTCAGCAAATGATGAGCTagagtttgttaaaatgtattCCAATTCTTCCCCCTCCAGACGTCGATATCAAAGTAATGACAATATGACCTTGTCTTATGACAACCCAGGCAGTGAATTCCCCACTCTGGACCGACCCCCGAGTTATGAAACCAGCATGAGAGACAGCACCACAGTTGACATTTATGGCGCTGATAGGCGCAGTGTTCGAAGTGTTCGCAGCATCAGATCTAAAGCTAGTaataaatcaaagaaaaatgaaagaagGGAAGAATTACCATGGGTTCAAATTACTCCCTCTGCAAACAGCATAGACCAGCCATTCCGGCATTATCCATAG
- the LOC125646695 gene encoding sodium/potassium-transporting ATPase subunit beta-1-interacting protein 3-like isoform X2 — MMFNMACKGKLINKALYTTLMVVICLQLLSTLERQVFDFLGYMWAPIIANTVQIICCILGCFGTYQMKAQYVAVYSTWSLMWLGWNIFVICLYLEVGVLNRNRDLFILTIGTKNKSWWLEHGIGCKITNNTWMNDNPVRTSRLIPPEEVVEGCLLDYYYVEVIHAGVQCLLALIGFTSSCVNISAFNEEEESSPQNVAREKASSANDELEFVKMYSNSSPSRRRYQSNDNMTLSYDNPGSEFPTLDRPPSYETSMRDSTTVDIYGADRRSVRSVRSIRSKASNKSKKNERREELPWVQITPSANSIDQPFRHYP, encoded by the exons ATGATGTTCAACATGGCCTGTAAAGGAAAACTTATCAATAAGGCGTTGTACACAACGCTCATGGTTGTGATCTGCTTACAGTTG CTCAGTACACTGGAacgacaagtgtttgattttcTGGGATACATGTGGGCACCCATTATTGCCAACACAGTTCAAATCATCTGTTGCATTTTGGGATGTTTTGGAACATATCAAATGAAAGCACAGTATGTTGCAGTG TACTCAACATGGTCGTTGATGTGGCTGGGATGGAATATATTTGTCATTTGTCTGTATTTAGAAGTTGGTGTACTTAACAGA AACAGAGATTTGTTCATATTAACCATTGGTACGAAGAACAAGAGTTGGTGGCTAGAACACGGAATAGGATGTAAAATTACAAACAACACGTGGATGAACGATAATCCCGTGCGGACAAGTCGTCTGATTCCCCCAGAGGAGGTAGTGGAAGGCTGCCTTCTGGATTACTATTACGTCGAGGTCATCCATGCTGGAGTTCAATGTTTGTTAGCC TTAATCGGATTTACATCTTCATGTGTCAACATATCTGCatttaatgaagaagaagagaGTT CACCTCAAAATGTTGCCAGAGAAAAAG CTTCTTCAGCAAATGATGAGCTagagtttgttaaaatgtattCCAATTCTTCCCCCTCCAGACGTCGATATCAAAGTAATGACAATATGACCTTGTCTTATGACAACCCAGGCAGTGAATTCCCCACTCTGGACCGACCCCCGAGTTATGAAACCAGCATGAGAGACAGCACCACAGTTGACATTTATGGCGCTGATAGGCGCAGTGTTCGAAGTGTTCGCAGCATCAGATCTAAAGCTAGTaataaatcaaagaaaaatgaaagaagGGAAGAATTACCATGGGTTCAAATTACTCCCTCTGCAAACAGCATAGACCAGCCATTCCGGCATTATCCATAG
- the LOC125646695 gene encoding sodium/potassium-transporting ATPase subunit beta-1-interacting protein 3-like isoform X1 yields the protein MMFNMACKGKLINKALYTTLMVVICLQLLSTLERQVFDFLGYMWAPIIANTVQIICCILGCFGTYQMKAQYVAVYSTWSLMWLGWNIFVICLYLEVGVLNRNRDLFILTIGTKNKSWWLEHGIGCKITNNTWMNDNPVRTSRLIPPEEVVEGCLLDYYYVEVIHAGVQCLLALIGFTSSCVNISAFNEEEESSPQNVAREKGGKSSSSANDELEFVKMYSNSSPSRRRYQSNDNMTLSYDNPGSEFPTLDRPPSYETSMRDSTTVDIYGADRRSVRSVRSIRSKASNKSKKNERREELPWVQITPSANSIDQPFRHYP from the exons ATGATGTTCAACATGGCCTGTAAAGGAAAACTTATCAATAAGGCGTTGTACACAACGCTCATGGTTGTGATCTGCTTACAGTTG CTCAGTACACTGGAacgacaagtgtttgattttcTGGGATACATGTGGGCACCCATTATTGCCAACACAGTTCAAATCATCTGTTGCATTTTGGGATGTTTTGGAACATATCAAATGAAAGCACAGTATGTTGCAGTG TACTCAACATGGTCGTTGATGTGGCTGGGATGGAATATATTTGTCATTTGTCTGTATTTAGAAGTTGGTGTACTTAACAGA AACAGAGATTTGTTCATATTAACCATTGGTACGAAGAACAAGAGTTGGTGGCTAGAACACGGAATAGGATGTAAAATTACAAACAACACGTGGATGAACGATAATCCCGTGCGGACAAGTCGTCTGATTCCCCCAGAGGAGGTAGTGGAAGGCTGCCTTCTGGATTACTATTACGTCGAGGTCATCCATGCTGGAGTTCAATGTTTGTTAGCC TTAATCGGATTTACATCTTCATGTGTCAACATATCTGCatttaatgaagaagaagagaGTT CACCTCAAAATGTTGCCAGAGAAAAAGGTGGAAAATCTT CTTCTTCAGCAAATGATGAGCTagagtttgttaaaatgtattCCAATTCTTCCCCCTCCAGACGTCGATATCAAAGTAATGACAATATGACCTTGTCTTATGACAACCCAGGCAGTGAATTCCCCACTCTGGACCGACCCCCGAGTTATGAAACCAGCATGAGAGACAGCACCACAGTTGACATTTATGGCGCTGATAGGCGCAGTGTTCGAAGTGTTCGCAGCATCAGATCTAAAGCTAGTaataaatcaaagaaaaatgaaagaagGGAAGAATTACCATGGGTTCAAATTACTCCCTCTGCAAACAGCATAGACCAGCCATTCCGGCATTATCCATAG